In one window of Rhodanobacter sp. FDAARGOS 1247 DNA:
- a CDS encoding DUF3617 family protein has product MSSFPMLRFAALGVFCVIAPTTAAQSDSGNMMKMSITMKMQMAGLGDMPARTVNQNVCTSKDHDMRSMLQQQKDCVVSNYRQQGNVVSYHVVCGGNPPRMTGDAQFELLPGGDIKGSMHADSNMNGQAMVMDMTYAGQRTGSCDYAASRQKH; this is encoded by the coding sequence ATGTCGTCTTTTCCGATGCTGCGGTTCGCTGCCCTTGGCGTGTTCTGCGTGATTGCCCCGACCACGGCGGCCCAGTCCGACTCCGGCAACATGATGAAGATGAGCATCACCATGAAGATGCAGATGGCCGGCCTGGGCGACATGCCGGCCCGCACGGTCAACCAGAATGTATGCACGTCGAAGGATCACGACATGCGCTCGATGCTCCAGCAGCAGAAGGACTGCGTCGTGAGCAACTACCGCCAGCAGGGCAACGTGGTCAGCTATCACGTGGTCTGCGGCGGCAATCCGCCACGGATGACCGGTGACGCGCAATTCGAGCTGCTGCCCGGTGGCGACATCAAGGGCAGCATGCACGCCGACAGCAACATGAACGGTCAAGCCATGGTCATGGACATGACCTATGCCGGTCAGCGCACCGGCAGTTGCGATTACGCCGCGAGCCGGCAGAAGCACTGA
- a CDS encoding HlyD family type I secretion periplasmic adaptor subunit, with translation MTHRLAAIGDVLRRYMQVFHAAWAERRALEPIPRTHDELAFLPAHLELTETPLSPAPRASLWIIMGLFCVALLWACFGKLDVVAVAPGHTVTSSRTKIVQPAETAVVRRILVHDGQAVKQGDLLIELDATATTADSQKAAEALISARLAAARSAALVRAIDDATPPAVKHDGDLPADRFEATQRLALSEYAAFAAKKQSLEAMVAQKQAELRTVESAIVPLQQYLAISRTRVADYEKLLDKSYIPRQDYLQRKQERINAERDLAGQQSRRAELRSAIIGAREELSVTVTDTRRQLLDELRQAREQIQQFEPEVARTTQRNALMQLRAPVTGTVQQLAVHTIGGVVTPAQPLLSVVPENESLEVEATVLNQDIGFVRPGQRATIKVESFPYTRYGYVEGVVESVSHDAIQDEKLGLIYQARVKMKKTELLVDGVKVRLTSGMALTAEIRTGKRRVIEYILDPLRKGVDDSMRER, from the coding sequence ATGACGCATCGACTGGCTGCCATCGGTGACGTGCTGCGACGCTACATGCAGGTTTTTCATGCGGCCTGGGCGGAACGCCGCGCGCTGGAACCGATCCCGCGCACGCACGACGAGCTGGCGTTCCTGCCGGCCCATCTGGAACTCACCGAGACCCCGCTGTCGCCGGCACCGCGCGCCAGCTTGTGGATCATCATGGGTCTGTTCTGCGTGGCCTTGCTGTGGGCCTGCTTCGGCAAGCTCGACGTGGTCGCCGTCGCCCCGGGACACACCGTCACCAGCAGCCGCACCAAGATCGTCCAGCCGGCCGAGACCGCCGTGGTGCGACGCATCCTGGTGCACGATGGTCAGGCCGTGAAGCAGGGCGATCTGCTGATCGAGCTGGACGCTACCGCCACCACGGCCGACAGCCAGAAGGCCGCGGAGGCCCTGATCAGCGCCCGGCTTGCCGCCGCACGGTCCGCCGCCCTGGTGCGGGCCATCGACGATGCCACCCCGCCAGCGGTGAAGCACGACGGCGATCTGCCTGCGGATCGTTTTGAAGCCACCCAACGCCTCGCACTCAGCGAGTACGCCGCCTTTGCCGCCAAGAAGCAGAGCTTGGAAGCGATGGTGGCGCAGAAGCAGGCCGAGTTGCGCACGGTCGAATCGGCCATCGTCCCGCTGCAGCAGTACCTGGCCATCTCGCGCACCCGCGTGGCGGACTACGAGAAGCTGCTGGACAAGAGCTATATCCCGCGACAGGACTACCTGCAGCGCAAGCAGGAACGCATCAATGCCGAGCGTGACCTCGCCGGCCAGCAAAGCCGCCGTGCGGAGCTGCGCTCAGCCATCATCGGTGCCAGGGAGGAGCTGTCAGTCACTGTCACTGACACCCGCCGCCAGCTGCTCGACGAACTGCGACAGGCCCGCGAACAGATCCAGCAATTCGAACCGGAAGTGGCCCGCACCACCCAACGCAATGCGCTCATGCAATTGCGCGCCCCCGTGACCGGCACCGTGCAGCAGCTGGCGGTGCATACCATTGGCGGTGTGGTCACGCCGGCCCAGCCGCTGCTTTCCGTCGTACCCGAAAACGAATCATTGGAAGTGGAAGCCACCGTGCTCAACCAAGACATCGGCTTCGTGCGCCCCGGTCAGCGCGCCACGATCAAGGTCGAGAGCTTTCCGTATACGCGCTACGGCTATGTCGAGGGTGTCGTGGAGAGTGTTTCGCACGATGCGATCCAGGACGAAAAACTCGGGCTAATCTACCAGGCTCGGGTGAAGATGAAGAAGACCGAGTTGCTGGTCGACGGCGTCAAAGTGCGCCTGACCTCGGGCATGGCGCTGACGGCGGAAATCAGGACGGGGAAACGGCGGGTGATCGAGTACATCCTTGATCCGCTACGCAAAGGTGTGGATGACTCGATGCGGGAGCGATGA
- a CDS encoding type III pantothenate kinase yields the protein MRLLLDLGNTRLKWAWQAPSGEWLAEGAVDWRVDVAATLATAWAQLPAPSQVVGASVVDASREEQVAAVVRRLSGLSVHWMRTPAQACGVRNAYAEPQRLGVDRFLVMVAARAAGQGPHVLASVGTALTLDALDAEGRHLGGLIAPGPQLMQQSLFEATARIRPEHPGAIVELADNTADAVASGCWQAAAALVERFASRAAARLGTVPELVLGGGDAPILLPLLSLPARLSQDGVLRGLAVWAVAQQ from the coding sequence ATGAGGCTGCTGCTGGACCTGGGCAATACGCGGCTGAAATGGGCGTGGCAGGCTCCATCAGGCGAATGGCTGGCGGAGGGGGCCGTGGACTGGCGCGTGGATGTCGCCGCCACCCTGGCGACGGCGTGGGCGCAGCTGCCCGCGCCGAGCCAGGTGGTAGGCGCCTCGGTGGTCGACGCGTCCCGCGAGGAACAGGTGGCTGCGGTGGTCCGGCGGCTGTCTGGACTTTCCGTGCACTGGATGCGCACGCCAGCGCAGGCCTGCGGCGTGCGCAACGCGTACGCCGAACCGCAACGTCTGGGCGTGGACCGCTTCCTGGTGATGGTGGCGGCGCGCGCGGCGGGTCAGGGGCCGCATGTGCTGGCCAGCGTCGGTACCGCGCTGACGCTGGATGCGCTCGATGCCGAAGGGCGACATCTGGGCGGCCTGATCGCGCCCGGCCCGCAGTTGATGCAGCAATCGCTGTTCGAGGCCACCGCACGAATCAGGCCGGAGCACCCCGGCGCCATCGTCGAGCTGGCCGACAATACCGCCGACGCGGTCGCCTCCGGTTGCTGGCAGGCTGCCGCTGCGCTGGTGGAACGGTTTGCTTCGCGCGCTGCAGCGCGGCTTGGTACCGTACCCGAACTTGTCCTGGGCGGCGGGGACGCACCGATCCTGCTGCCGCTGCTGTCGCTGCCGGCCCGGCTCAGTCAGGATGGCGTGCTGCGCGGCCTGGCGGTCTGGGCTGTGGCGCAACAATGA
- a CDS encoding zinc-dependent peptidase: MQTLWARFEPAPIADPLWRRGLSACPLARGLDPERQQRLRQLSTLFLARKRFHALAGAVLDDYWRLLIAMQACLPALQQGTGSLRGWREVLIYPGEFKVRRNHHDDRIGIAGDGGEAHAGDAWERGPLVLSLADVQLDLEQPWDGYNVVVHEMAHKLDMLDGPPDGVPPLVDIPRRRWIQQFQLAYDRLVAMPPDSCESPIDHYATESVAEYFAVVSEMHYSRPALLREAEPAIAELLQAYYGRSPAEGSER, encoded by the coding sequence TTGCAGACACTGTGGGCGCGTTTCGAGCCCGCTCCGATCGCAGATCCGCTGTGGCGACGCGGATTGAGTGCCTGCCCGCTGGCCCGCGGACTTGATCCGGAGCGGCAGCAAAGGCTGCGCCAGCTGTCCACCCTGTTCCTGGCACGCAAGCGATTCCACGCCCTGGCGGGCGCGGTGCTGGACGACTATTGGCGCCTGCTGATTGCCATGCAGGCCTGCCTGCCGGCCCTGCAGCAGGGCACGGGCAGCCTGCGTGGCTGGCGCGAAGTGCTGATCTATCCGGGCGAGTTCAAGGTGCGCCGGAATCACCACGACGATCGCATCGGGATCGCCGGCGATGGCGGGGAGGCCCATGCCGGCGACGCGTGGGAACGTGGCCCGCTGGTACTGTCGCTGGCCGATGTGCAACTGGACCTGGAACAGCCCTGGGACGGCTACAACGTCGTCGTGCATGAAATGGCGCACAAGCTGGACATGCTCGACGGCCCGCCCGACGGCGTGCCGCCGCTGGTGGACATTCCCCGGCGACGCTGGATCCAGCAATTCCAGCTGGCCTACGACCGCCTGGTCGCCATGCCGCCGGACAGTTGCGAAAGCCCGATCGATCACTACGCCACCGAAAGCGTCGCCGAATATTTCGCCGTGGTCAGCGAGATGCACTACTCGCGTCCGGCCCTGCTGCGCGAAGCCGAACCCGCGATCGCCGAACTGCTGCAGGCCTACTACGGCCGCTCGCCCGCCGAAGGCAGCGAACGCTGA
- a CDS encoding type I secretion system permease/ATPase, with protein sequence MDVHRSDDVSRSDGDAESLTEDLHLHGLVLLAQFHGVAANADQLRHEAGRGSQPFDEISLLLAARKLGLKAKVVRQPAERLDRVALPALALQQDGQALVIAKVDDAKVLVQDLALQRSVIMGMDEFAARYDGRLLTVASRASMVAELAKFDFSWFIPAVVKYRKLLLEVLVVSFFLQLFALVTPLFFQVVMDKVLVHHAMTTLTVITIGLVVITLFNVVLAGLRTYVFAHTTSRIDVELGARLFRHILALPLAYFESRRVGDTIARVRELENIRNFLTGQTLTSVLDLLFTFVFLAVMFFYSGWLTLIVVISLPLYAIWSAAITPTLRARLNEKFVRGADNQSFLVETISGIGTVKALAVDPRMVRTWDNQLAGYVSAGFRVTYLANIGQQGIQLLQKLVGVAVLYWGAQMVIDGTLSVGQLIAFTMLSGQVSTPIVRLAQLWQDFQQVGISMERMGDVLNTRTEAGGSRMALPPIEGRITFENLSFRYRPDTAEVLAGINLDIPPGEVVGIVGRSGSGKSTLTKLIQRLYVPERGRILVDGTDLSLADPAWLRRQLGVVLQENFLFNRSVRENIALIDPGMPLERVIHAAQLAGAHEFIVELPQGYDTIVGEHGAGLSGGQRQRVAIARALVADPRILIFDEATSALDYESERAVMANMRAICQGRTVLIIAHRLSTVRHADRIVVVDKGRIVETGAPDELLKRPDGHFAHLSQLQQG encoded by the coding sequence ATGGATGTACACCGTTCCGATGATGTGTCGCGCTCAGATGGCGACGCCGAGTCGCTCACGGAAGATCTTCATTTGCACGGCCTGGTGCTGCTCGCGCAGTTCCATGGCGTGGCAGCAAATGCTGATCAGTTGCGTCACGAAGCCGGGCGCGGCTCGCAACCTTTTGACGAGATATCCCTGTTGCTGGCCGCAAGGAAGCTGGGCCTGAAGGCCAAGGTGGTTCGCCAGCCGGCAGAACGCCTTGATCGGGTGGCGCTACCGGCACTGGCGCTGCAACAGGATGGCCAGGCGCTAGTCATCGCCAAGGTCGATGACGCCAAGGTGCTTGTTCAGGACCTCGCCCTGCAGCGTTCGGTGATCATGGGCATGGATGAATTTGCCGCTCGCTACGACGGCCGCCTGCTTACGGTGGCATCGCGCGCCTCGATGGTCGCCGAGCTGGCCAAGTTCGATTTCAGCTGGTTCATTCCTGCGGTGGTGAAGTACCGCAAGCTGCTGCTGGAAGTACTGGTGGTGTCGTTCTTCCTGCAGCTGTTTGCGCTGGTCACGCCGCTGTTCTTTCAGGTGGTGATGGACAAGGTGCTGGTGCACCACGCCATGACCACGCTCACCGTCATCACCATCGGACTGGTGGTGATCACGCTGTTCAACGTGGTGCTGGCCGGGCTGCGCACCTATGTGTTCGCGCACACTACCAGTCGCATCGACGTGGAGCTGGGCGCGCGATTGTTCCGGCACATCCTGGCGTTGCCGCTGGCCTACTTCGAGTCGCGTCGCGTCGGCGACACCATCGCCCGCGTGCGCGAGCTGGAAAACATCCGCAACTTCCTCACCGGACAGACGCTGACCTCGGTGCTGGACCTGCTATTCACCTTCGTATTCCTGGCCGTGATGTTCTTCTACAGCGGCTGGCTGACGCTGATCGTGGTGATCTCGCTGCCGCTGTACGCGATCTGGTCGGCGGCGATCACGCCGACCTTGCGCGCGCGCTTGAACGAGAAGTTCGTGCGCGGCGCCGACAACCAGTCGTTCCTGGTCGAGACCATCTCGGGCATCGGTACGGTCAAGGCGCTGGCGGTGGATCCGCGCATGGTGCGCACCTGGGACAACCAGCTGGCCGGCTACGTCAGCGCCGGATTTCGCGTGACGTACCTGGCCAATATCGGCCAGCAGGGCATCCAGTTGCTGCAGAAGCTGGTCGGCGTGGCGGTGCTGTACTGGGGCGCGCAGATGGTGATCGACGGCACGCTGTCGGTCGGTCAACTGATCGCCTTCACCATGCTGTCCGGCCAGGTCTCCACGCCGATCGTGCGGCTGGCCCAGTTGTGGCAGGACTTCCAGCAGGTCGGCATCTCAATGGAGCGTATGGGCGACGTACTCAACACCCGCACGGAAGCGGGCGGCAGCCGCATGGCGCTGCCGCCGATCGAGGGGCGCATCACGTTCGAGAACCTGAGTTTTCGCTATCGCCCCGATACCGCCGAAGTGCTGGCGGGGATCAACCTCGACATCCCGCCGGGCGAAGTGGTCGGCATCGTTGGCCGTTCCGGTTCGGGCAAGAGCACGCTGACCAAGCTGATCCAGCGCCTGTACGTGCCCGAACGCGGCCGCATCCTGGTCGATGGTACGGATCTGTCGCTGGCCGATCCCGCGTGGTTGCGGCGCCAGCTTGGCGTGGTGCTGCAGGAGAACTTCCTGTTCAACCGCAGCGTGCGGGAAAACATCGCGTTGATAGATCCCGGCATGCCGCTGGAGCGGGTGATCCACGCCGCGCAGCTGGCTGGTGCGCACGAGTTCATCGTGGAACTTCCGCAGGGTTACGACACGATCGTCGGCGAGCACGGCGCCGGCCTGTCCGGCGGCCAGCGCCAACGCGTGGCGATTGCCCGCGCGCTGGTCGCCGATCCGCGCATCCTGATCTTCGACGAGGCGACCAGCGCGCTCGACTACGAGTCCGAGCGCGCCGTGATGGCCAACATGCGAGCCATCTGCCAAGGCCGTACCGTGTTGATCATTGCCCACCGTCTTTCCACCGTGCGGCACGCCGACCGCATCGTCGTGGTCGACAAGGGGCGCATCGTGGAAACCGGTGCGCCCGACGAGTTGCTGAAGCGCCCGGATGGACACTTCGCCCATCTCTCCCAACTGCAGCAGGGCTGA
- a CDS encoding biotin--[acetyl-CoA-carboxylase] ligase, with amino-acid sequence MQPAQLLALLAAGEALSGEALAVAAGVTRAAIWKQVEALRRRGVPVEARGAAGYCLPWPLQMLDAARIRALLPTSAASALTALEVHWELDSTSSELQRRLATAGDFSVVLAETQHAGRGRRGREWLSPPGMNIYLSCLKRFDAGFAALTGLSLAVGVIALRALEKLGIDGAGLKWPNDLLVAPGKRNDGPGGKLGGILIELSGEYQGPCAAIIGIGLNLRLTPALREQAGQPVADLAELGGGMPPDRNLLVATLITALVEGLREFERDGFAAFGTDYARYDLLRDQPLQLSGALEAFRGVGAGVDARGALQVRLDDGSIRRVDSADVTVRRA; translated from the coding sequence ATGCAGCCTGCGCAACTGCTGGCCCTGCTTGCCGCCGGGGAGGCGCTGTCCGGCGAAGCGCTGGCCGTGGCGGCCGGCGTCACCCGTGCGGCGATCTGGAAGCAGGTGGAGGCCTTGCGCCGCCGCGGCGTTCCGGTCGAGGCGCGTGGCGCCGCGGGGTATTGCCTGCCCTGGCCGTTGCAGATGCTGGATGCGGCGCGCATCCGGGCCCTGCTGCCCACGAGCGCCGCGTCGGCACTGACTGCGCTGGAGGTGCACTGGGAACTCGATTCCACCTCCAGCGAACTGCAACGTCGCCTTGCGACGGCAGGGGATTTCAGCGTGGTGCTGGCCGAAACCCAGCACGCCGGTCGCGGCCGGCGTGGCCGCGAATGGCTCTCCCCGCCGGGGATGAACATTTACCTGTCCTGCCTCAAGCGTTTCGACGCGGGTTTTGCCGCGCTCACCGGGTTGTCGCTGGCCGTCGGCGTGATCGCCCTGCGCGCGCTGGAAAAACTCGGCATCGACGGTGCCGGCCTGAAATGGCCCAACGACCTGCTGGTGGCTCCCGGCAAGCGCAACGATGGGCCCGGCGGCAAGCTGGGCGGCATCCTGATCGAGCTCAGCGGCGAATACCAGGGTCCTTGCGCGGCGATCATCGGGATCGGCCTCAACCTGCGACTGACTCCGGCCCTGCGCGAGCAGGCCGGCCAGCCAGTGGCCGATCTGGCCGAACTTGGCGGCGGCATGCCGCCGGATCGCAACCTGCTGGTGGCGACCCTGATCACGGCCCTGGTCGAGGGTTTGCGGGAATTCGAGCGCGACGGTTTCGCCGCGTTCGGGACGGACTATGCGCGATACGACCTGTTGCGCGACCAGCCGCTGCAACTCAGTGGCGCGCTGGAGGCTTTCCGTGGCGTCGGTGCGGGCGTGGACGCCCGCGGTGCGCTGCAGGTTCGCCTCGACGACGGCAGCATCAGGCGGGTCGACAGCGCCGATGTCACGGTGCGTCGCGCATGA
- a CDS encoding PepSY domain-containing protein gives MTGHKNFITALLISLCVGAAGVAAAQSAAVTLDQAVVKVQQDTGGKILSAEQRGVGRRQEYRIKVLTPQGHVKVVVVSSESGKNPPSAQSIKNPPAKNAGRKEKR, from the coding sequence ATGACGGGGCACAAAAACTTCATCACCGCTCTGCTGATATCGCTGTGCGTGGGTGCGGCCGGTGTGGCCGCGGCCCAGTCGGCGGCGGTGACGCTGGATCAGGCGGTGGTCAAGGTGCAACAGGATACGGGTGGCAAGATCCTGTCGGCCGAGCAGCGCGGGGTCGGGCGTCGGCAGGAGTACCGGATCAAGGTGCTCACGCCGCAGGGACACGTCAAGGTGGTGGTGGTCTCGTCCGAATCGGGCAAGAATCCCCCATCGGCCCAGTCAATCAAGAATCCGCCCGCCAAGAATGCGGGTCGCAAGGAGAAACGCTGA
- a CDS encoding SPOR domain-containing protein, with the protein MFLRLLFVLLTALNIAVGAWLLLGQPYARGGLPTEPGVTELRLLSEMPATTPVVAPATVSGGVPSPRNLSYSCVALGPFATPQDLRNARQALASQATRMRSRQEQATQTSGWWVYLPAAGSRAQALAVARQLSARNINDYFVVSSGDQPNTISLGLFKDPANARKRRDEVTAAGFSPRMTERSESVPEYWLDLVVADGGSFDWRSRVSASGIASHSTGCF; encoded by the coding sequence ATGTTCCTGCGATTGCTGTTCGTACTGCTGACCGCACTCAATATCGCGGTGGGCGCTTGGCTGCTGCTGGGCCAGCCCTATGCCCGGGGCGGCTTGCCGACCGAGCCGGGCGTGACCGAGTTGCGTCTGTTGTCGGAAATGCCCGCCACCACACCAGTGGTGGCCCCGGCCACGGTGTCTGGAGGCGTGCCCAGCCCCCGCAATCTCAGCTACAGCTGCGTGGCGCTGGGCCCGTTCGCGACCCCCCAGGATCTGCGCAATGCGCGCCAGGCGCTGGCCAGCCAGGCGACGCGCATGCGTTCGCGCCAGGAGCAGGCCACCCAGACCAGTGGCTGGTGGGTCTACCTGCCGGCGGCCGGCAGCCGTGCCCAGGCGTTGGCGGTGGCACGACAGCTGTCCGCCCGCAACATCAATGACTACTTCGTGGTCAGCTCCGGCGACCAGCCCAATACCATCTCGCTGGGCCTGTTCAAGGACCCGGCGAATGCCCGCAAGCGTCGCGACGAAGTCACCGCGGCGGGTTTCTCGCCACGCATGACCGAGCGCAGTGAAAGCGTGCCGGAATACTGGCTGGACCTGGTCGTCGCCGATGGTGGCAGCTTCGACTGGCGCAGCCGGGTCTCCGCCAGCGGGATCGCCTCGCACAGCACCGGTTGTTTCTGA
- a CDS encoding response regulator transcription factor, producing the protein MRILLVEDEAPLRETLAARLKRDGFAVDAAQDGEEGIYLGREVPFDLAIIDLGLPKMSGMELVKALREHGQRYPILILTARGSWQDKVEGLKYGADDYLVKPFHVEELLARINALVRRASGWSKPILACGMIKLDTTAQTVTVEGKLVDLTSYEYKVLEYLMLHAGELVSKADLTEHIYQQDFDRDSNVLEVFIGRLRRKLDPEGTLKPIETVRGRGYRFAIPRTDGDDE; encoded by the coding sequence ATGCGCATCCTGTTGGTAGAGGACGAGGCGCCGTTGCGCGAGACGCTGGCGGCACGCCTGAAACGGGACGGGTTCGCCGTCGATGCGGCGCAGGATGGCGAAGAGGGCATCTACCTCGGCCGCGAAGTGCCGTTCGACCTGGCGATCATCGACCTGGGCCTGCCCAAGATGTCCGGCATGGAACTGGTCAAGGCGTTGCGCGAACACGGCCAGCGTTATCCGATCCTGATCCTGACTGCGCGCGGCAGCTGGCAGGACAAGGTCGAGGGGCTCAAGTACGGCGCCGACGATTACCTGGTCAAGCCGTTCCACGTCGAGGAGCTGCTGGCGCGCATCAACGCTCTGGTGCGCCGTGCCAGCGGCTGGTCCAAGCCGATCCTGGCCTGCGGCATGATCAAGCTGGACACCACCGCGCAGACGGTGACGGTGGAAGGCAAGCTGGTCGATCTCACCAGCTACGAATACAAGGTGCTGGAATACCTGATGCTGCACGCGGGCGAGCTGGTCTCCAAGGCCGACCTCACCGAGCACATCTACCAGCAGGATTTCGACCGCGATTCCAACGTGCTCGAAGTGTTCATCGGCCGGTTGCGGCGCAAGCTCGATCCGGAAGGCACCCTCAAACCCATCGAGACGGTACGTGGACGCGGATACCGCTTTGCCATCCCGCGCACCGACGGCGACGACGAATGA
- the rocF gene encoding arginase: protein MQEQANVDKQTVSLIGVPTDIGAGHRGAGMGPEALRVANLASRLERRGLKVIDRGNLQGPLNPWLPPEQGYRHLDEVVAWNTAVHTAVHQELQAGRVPIMLGGDHCLAIGSISAVARHCHDEGKQLRVLWLDAHTDFNTAEATPTGNIHGMPVACLCGTGPAELTGLGGVVPSTTPDVFRYIGIRSVDEGEKRLVRGANMQVHDMRHIDEVGMKRVMEEALSGMDENTHLHVSFDVDFLDPSIAPGVGTTVRGGPDYREAQLCMEMIADTGRMASLDIVELNPAFDKRNATAKLAVDLVESLFGKSTLIR, encoded by the coding sequence ATGCAGGAGCAGGCGAACGTGGACAAGCAGACCGTTTCATTGATTGGCGTGCCGACCGACATCGGCGCCGGCCACCGCGGTGCGGGAATGGGACCCGAAGCCCTGCGCGTGGCCAATCTGGCCAGCCGACTGGAACGTCGCGGACTCAAGGTCATCGATCGCGGCAACCTGCAGGGTCCGCTCAACCCGTGGCTGCCGCCCGAGCAGGGCTATCGTCATCTGGACGAAGTGGTGGCCTGGAATACGGCCGTCCATACGGCTGTTCATCAGGAGCTGCAGGCGGGGCGCGTGCCGATCATGCTCGGCGGCGATCATTGTCTGGCGATCGGTTCGATCTCGGCCGTGGCGCGTCATTGCCATGACGAAGGCAAGCAGTTGCGGGTGCTGTGGCTGGATGCGCACACCGACTTCAATACTGCCGAAGCCACGCCCACCGGCAACATCCACGGCATGCCGGTGGCCTGCCTGTGCGGCACCGGCCCGGCCGAGCTGACCGGTCTGGGCGGAGTCGTGCCGTCGACCACGCCGGACGTGTTTCGCTACATCGGCATCCGCTCGGTCGATGAAGGCGAGAAGCGGCTGGTGCGCGGCGCCAACATGCAGGTCCACGACATGCGGCATATCGACGAAGTGGGCATGAAGCGGGTGATGGAGGAGGCCCTGTCCGGCATGGACGAGAACACCCATCTCCACGTGAGCTTCGACGTCGACTTCCTCGACCCCAGCATCGCGCCCGGCGTCGGCACCACCGTACGCGGTGGACCGGACTACCGCGAGGCGCAGTTGTGCATGGAGATGATCGCCGACACCGGGCGGATGGCGTCGCTGGACATCGTCGAACTGAACCCCGCGTTCGACAAGCGCAACGCCACCGCCAAGCTGGCCGTGGACCTGGTCGAGTCGCTGTTCGGCAAATCCACGCTGATCCGCTGA
- a CDS encoding ATP-binding protein has protein sequence MPSRAPTATTNERGSSHGPLSLAARAAIATSFVLAGFLGLVGLTLTQTTKARALRGLQDRLENFAIAYITSTDVNRYGKLLEPETAPNPNFSRPGSGLYAVALGDNGYHWESSSAIGRDFTFLKPLEPGQSVFVGPIDTRMGRLYYYSYGVAFDTLDKKSVRLTVMVAQTEDQLEGENAVFRHTLVIWLSILGVMLIVLQLLLLRWSLTPLRKVASDMSRVERGDSEQLDSQYPLELTGLTERINAFITNEREQRTRYRHTLADLAHSLKTPLAVIRSQLESANGEDDAARRNSVLDQVRRMNELVAYQLSRAATSGRQTFASAVPIAGHAEDLVQGLEKVYAAKNVLCEFDIEDGAVFYGEQGDLLELMGNLLENAFKWAGHRVLLVVRMRHEAGRQRSGLLLSVEDDGPGIAADNIEKVLQRGVRGDERVQGHGIGLSIVQDIIHAYQGELVVDRSPEFGGARFSVSLAAT, from the coding sequence TTGCCATCCCGCGCACCGACGGCGACGACGAATGAGCGTGGGTCGTCGCACGGTCCGCTGTCCCTGGCAGCGCGTGCGGCGATCGCCACCAGTTTCGTGCTGGCCGGCTTCCTCGGCCTGGTCGGGCTGACCCTGACCCAGACCACCAAGGCGCGCGCGCTGCGCGGCCTGCAGGATCGGCTCGAGAATTTCGCGATTGCCTACATCACCAGTACCGACGTCAACCGGTACGGCAAGCTGCTGGAGCCGGAAACCGCGCCGAACCCGAATTTCTCGCGTCCGGGCTCGGGCCTGTATGCGGTGGCCCTGGGCGACAACGGCTACCACTGGGAGTCCTCCTCGGCGATCGGCCGCGACTTCACCTTCCTGAAGCCGCTGGAGCCGGGCCAGAGCGTGTTCGTCGGTCCGATCGATACGCGCATGGGGCGGTTGTACTACTACAGCTACGGCGTGGCGTTCGACACGCTGGACAAGAAATCCGTGCGGCTCACCGTGATGGTGGCCCAGACCGAAGACCAGCTGGAGGGCGAGAACGCGGTGTTCCGCCACACCCTGGTGATCTGGCTGTCGATCCTGGGTGTGATGCTGATCGTGCTGCAGCTGTTGCTGCTGCGCTGGAGCCTCACCCCATTGCGCAAGGTGGCCAGCGACATGAGCCGGGTCGAGCGCGGCGACAGCGAGCAGCTGGACAGCCAGTACCCGCTGGAGCTGACCGGCCTGACCGAGCGCATCAACGCGTTCATCACCAACGAGCGCGAGCAGCGCACGCGCTACCGGCACACCCTGGCCGACCTGGCGCACAGCCTGAAGACGCCGCTGGCGGTGATCCGCTCACAACTGGAATCGGCCAACGGCGAGGACGACGCGGCACGGCGCAACAGCGTGCTCGACCAGGTGCGGCGGATGAACGAGCTGGTCGCCTACCAGCTGTCGCGCGCGGCCACCTCCGGCCGGCAGACCTTCGCCAGCGCGGTGCCGATCGCCGGCCACGCCGAGGATCTGGTGCAAGGCCTGGAGAAGGTCTACGCGGCCAAGAATGTCCTGTGCGAATTCGACATCGAGGACGGTGCGGTGTTCTACGGCGAGCAGGGTGACCTGCTGGAGCTGATGGGCAACCTGCTCGAGAACGCGTTCAAGTGGGCCGGCCATCGCGTGTTGCTGGTGGTCAGGATGCGCCACGAGGCGGGACGGCAGCGCTCGGGCCTGCTGCTCAGCGTGGAAGACGACGGCCCCGGCATCGCCGCGGACAACATCGAGAAAGTGCTGCAGCGTGGCGTGCGTGGCGACGAACGGGTGCAGGGCCACGGCATCGGCCTGTCGATCGTGCAGGACATCATCCATGCCTATCAGGGCGAGCTGGTGGTCGATCGTTCGCCGGAGTTCGGCGGTGCCCGTTTCAGCGTGAGCCTGGCCGCGACCTGA